One region of Lytechinus pictus isolate F3 Inbred chromosome 8, Lp3.0, whole genome shotgun sequence genomic DNA includes:
- the LOC129274358 gene encoding E3 ubiquitin-protein ligase TRIM56-like, which translates to MATLEHSVLQSLKCPVCFGLLNDPKQLSCTHTFCPKCIQGILACSVQRNILSCPICKNTTNVADGDVANLKTNIPVKSIVDDVRNSKQLCDVCDKRASAARFCCECGKNMCNACLQAHNTWRPNLKHKVVMVEDIRKGRVVLQKKVYCQEEVHKSEEYECSDVCTTCKKLICMRCRMLYHEKSGHDVEDLREYNSSFKKSSELLHDQVKAKLKIVNNHMTCIDNQIKRVNDHIEGEKAKNNKIYEDAIKKIKERNITLNKQLDDQKEELAKSLNNMKIDDERLVKSIESASELLSNSLKGPLEGDVVAIRDSLSGELENVLDRDNPKKRVAIDVGDYAEKLKFAPSCDPHTLSMWELRFLKCEAKCNAVIPEKGYLDCTAAREDGMMAVGYSTDRGIDIFSSDGRLQKTVIKYFKLSDGRHAVRGFDNKISLYTSDEEKQDVTFDTIGYSKGGSGDLTVDSNDLIYVSYRKAKKIQVFSPSGGKAIREIPCDWYEPSHITSYGDTLIVKQFKNAIIRIDMKGDIMHRLRKPRGNDLHAAVSKDNTILIASVRRNEGLLNIDEYTGELKHKKTLISDYKIEKPERQWYYLLQF; encoded by the coding sequence ATGGCGACACTTGAGCATTCTGTTTTGCAAAGTTTAAAGTGTCCGGTTTGTTTTGGTTTGCTGAACGATCCAAAACAACTGTCATGTACACACACATTTTGTCCAAAATGTATTCAAGGTATTCTAGCATGCTCTGTACAGAGGAATATATTATCATGTCCAATATGTAAAAACACAACAAATGTCGCAGATGGCGATGTTGCGAATCTTAAAACTAACATACCTGTTAAGTCAATTGTTGATGACGTCAGGAATAGTAAACAGCTATGTGACGTGTGTGACAAGCGAGCAAGTGCTGCACGCTTCTGTTGCGAATGTGGTAAGAACATGTGTAACGCATGTCTGCAAGCTCATAACACATGGAGACCTAATCTTAAACATAAAGTAGTGATGGTTGAAGACATCAGAAAGGGTAGGGTAGTCTTACAAAAGAAGGTTTACTGTCAAGAAGAAGTACATAAATCTGAAGAGTACGAGTGCTCTGATGTCTGCACGACATGTAAGAAGCTCATTTGTATGAGATGTCGCATGCTCTACCACGAGAAAAGTGGCCACGATGTTGAAGACTTAAGAGAGTACAATTCTTCTTTCAAGAAGAGCTCTGAATTACTACATGATCAAGTAAAGGCGAAACTTAAAATAGTCAATAATCATATGACTTGTATTGATAATCAAATCAAACGGGTCAATGATCACATAGAAGGAGAGAAGgcaaaaaataacaagatttaCGAAGACgctatcaagaaaataaaagagaggaATATTACATTGAACAAGCAATTAGATGACCAGAAAGAAGAATTAGCCAAGAGcttaaataatatgaaaattgatGATGAGAGATTAGTTAAGAGCATTGAGAGTGCGAGTGAATTGCTAAGTAATAGTTTGAAAGGCCCACTAGAAGGAGATGTTGTAGCAATTCGTGATTCATTGTCTGGTGAATTGGAGAATGTATTAGATAGGGATAATCCAAAGAAAAGGGTCGCTATTGATGTAGGTGATTATGCAGAGAAACTGAAGTTTGCACCAAGCTGCGATCCTCATACATTGTCAATGTGGGAACTACGGTTTCTGAAATGTGAGGCGAAATGCAATGCAGTAATCCCAGAGAAAGGATATTTGGATTGCACAGCTGCTAGAGAGGATGGAATGATGGCTGTTGGTTATAGCACAGATCGAGGGATTGACATCTTCTCTTCCGATGGTCGGCTGCAGAAAACAGTcatcaaatatttcaaattaagtGATGGTCGTCATGCTGTGCGTGGTTTTGATAATAAGATTTCACTGTACACATCAGATGAAGAGAAGCAGGATGTGACATTCGATACTATAGGCTACAGTAAAGGTGGGTCTGGTGATCTCACTGTAGACAGCAATGATCTGATCTATGTTAGCTACAGGAAAGCTAAGAAGATACAGGTATTCTCACCATCAGGTGGGAAGGCTATCAGGGAGATACCATGCGATTGGTATGAACCCTCCCATATCACAAGTTATGGTGACACATTGATCGTGAAGCAGTTCAAGAATGCAATAATACGAATTGATATGAAAGGTGATATAATGCACAGATTAAGAAAACCACGGGGAAATGACCTCCATGCTGCCGTGAGTAAAGACAATACAATCCTGATTGCCTCTGTAAGACGCAATGAAGGTCTGCTCAATATCGATGAGTACACCGGTGAGCTGAAACACAAAAAGACTCTCATATCTGATTACAAGATTGAGAAACCGGAGAGGCAATGGTATTACCTTTTACAGTTTTAA